From Acidobacteriota bacterium, one genomic window encodes:
- a CDS encoding DNA-binding response regulator, with protein sequence MSAGQRILVVEDDATLREGLRMVLERAGYQVRTAVRGEEALKQIREEPPDLVVLDLMLPGLDGTYVLQRARKEGFTAPVVILSARTSVEDRIYGLRSGADDYVTKPFELDELLARIAVRLRRTHAPERVRFGDTVVDLTARRVTRGGEEIHLTPKEFDLLAFFVTRPGRVVSRGTILEEVWGPDYRGTRRTVDNFVRSLRTKLESDPESPRHFLTVRARGYRFEPGPAGGPAELS encoded by the coding sequence ATGAGTGCCGGACAGCGCATCCTCGTGGTCGAAGACGACGCCACGCTTCGGGAAGGGCTGCGCATGGTCCTCGAGCGCGCCGGGTACCAGGTGCGAACGGCGGTCAGGGGCGAGGAAGCCCTCAAGCAGATCCGAGAAGAGCCGCCGGATCTCGTCGTGCTGGACCTGATGCTTCCCGGGCTCGACGGGACCTACGTGCTTCAGCGCGCCCGCAAGGAAGGGTTCACCGCGCCGGTGGTGATCCTGTCCGCCAGGACCTCGGTCGAGGACCGGATCTACGGGCTGCGCAGCGGCGCCGACGACTATGTGACCAAACCGTTCGAACTCGACGAGCTGCTGGCGAGAATCGCCGTGCGCCTGCGGCGGACCCACGCGCCGGAGCGGGTGCGCTTCGGAGACACGGTCGTCGATCTCACCGCCCGGCGGGTGACGAGGGGGGGAGAGGAGATCCACCTCACGCCCAAGGAGTTCGACCTGCTCGCCTTCTTCGTGACCCGACCGGGACGCGTGGTGAGCCGCGGGACCATCCTGGAAGAGGTCTGGGGCCCCGACTACCGCGGGACCCGGCGGACCGTCGACAATTTCGTGCGCTCCCTCCGGACGAAGCTCGAGAGCGATCCGGAGTCGCCGCGACACTTCCTCACC